A part of Paraliobacillus zengyii genomic DNA contains:
- a CDS encoding glycoside hydrolase family 1 protein produces MSNVFPKGFLWGGATAANQFEGGFHEGGKGLNLADVLPGGKEARIKLLSDTGFDFEMDTTKYTYPNHEGIDFYHRYKEDIALFAEMGFKTFRMSIAWSRIFPNGDELEPSEEGLAFYDRVFDELAKHNIEPLVTIAHYETPLHLIKEYGGWRNRKLVEFFERYVTVLFNRYKDKVKYWLTFNEINGATHMPLLGLGFSPENEETRLQDSFQGLHHQFVASAKAVQLAHEIIPESQVGCMLIYAPVYAFDSNPENVTFAQEEARIFNNFCGDVHVRGEYPSFINRYFEENEIKLDIQDGDLELIKEGTVDFISFSYYMSRTDKKNKTPEEIGQGNLIGGVKNPFLKASDWGWEIDPEGLRIALNELYGRYQVPLFIVENGLGAYDKVEEDGSINDDYRIDYLRGHISAMREAIKDGVEVMGYTSWGCIDLVSASSGEMSKRYGFIYVDKHDNGSGSLERSRKKSFFWYQNVIATNGEEL; encoded by the coding sequence ATGTCAAACGTATTTCCAAAAGGATTTTTATGGGGTGGCGCTACTGCTGCAAACCAATTTGAAGGCGGATTTCATGAAGGTGGTAAAGGACTTAATTTAGCAGATGTACTACCTGGTGGGAAAGAAGCCAGAATCAAGCTATTATCAGATACAGGCTTTGATTTCGAAATGGATACAACCAAATATACTTATCCGAATCACGAGGGTATTGATTTTTATCACCGTTATAAGGAAGATATTGCTTTATTTGCAGAAATGGGATTCAAAACATTTCGTATGAGTATTGCTTGGTCTCGTATTTTTCCAAATGGTGACGAATTAGAGCCAAGTGAAGAAGGATTAGCATTCTATGATCGTGTCTTTGACGAACTTGCAAAACATAATATTGAGCCATTAGTTACGATAGCACACTATGAAACACCACTACATTTAATAAAAGAATACGGTGGATGGAGAAATCGTAAACTGGTTGAATTTTTTGAGCGTTATGTAACGGTTCTTTTCAATCGCTACAAAGATAAAGTGAAATATTGGTTAACATTTAATGAAATAAACGGTGCTACACACATGCCGTTACTTGGACTAGGTTTTTCACCTGAAAACGAAGAAACACGTCTTCAAGATAGCTTCCAAGGACTTCATCATCAGTTTGTCGCAAGTGCAAAAGCAGTACAATTAGCACATGAAATTATTCCTGAATCACAGGTTGGTTGTATGCTGATCTATGCACCAGTTTATGCGTTTGATTCTAATCCAGAGAATGTTACGTTTGCACAGGAAGAAGCACGTATATTCAATAATTTCTGTGGAGATGTACACGTGCGCGGTGAATATCCTAGCTTTATCAATCGTTATTTTGAAGAAAATGAGATAAAATTAGATATCCAAGATGGAGATTTAGAGTTAATTAAAGAAGGTACAGTAGATTTCATTTCATTCAGTTACTACATGTCTCGTACTGATAAGAAAAACAAAACACCTGAAGAAATCGGTCAAGGGAATTTAATTGGTGGTGTTAAGAATCCGTTCTTAAAAGCAAGTGATTGGGGATGGGAAATTGATCCAGAGGGCCTTCGTATTGCCTTAAATGAATTATATGGCCGTTATCAAGTACCGCTATTTATTGTAGAAAACGGATTAGGTGCTTATGATAAGGTCGAAGAAGATGGATCGATCAACGATGATTATCGTATTGACTATTTACGTGGACACATTAGTGCAATGCGTGAAGCGATTAAAGATGGCGTCGAAGTGATGGGTTATACATCATGGGGATGTATCGACTTAGTAAGTGCATCTTCCGGTGAGATGTCTAAACGTTACGGTTTCATTTATGTAGACAAGCATGATAATGGCAGTGGATCGTTAGAACGTAGTAGAAAAAAATCATTCTTCTGGTATCAAAATGTAATTGCTACAAATGGAGAAGAACTGTAA
- a CDS encoding GNAT family N-acetyltransferase, which produces MIVREIKTSDAENLAVLIQEVEGSSQYMLWEEGERNIQPENQLKMIESMMNNENSTILVAEDGNMLVGYLLVIGGNARRNRHSGYIVIGILKDFRGKGVGTLLLEELEQWAFKHNLRRLELTVITRNEAGLSLYKKMGFEIEGTKRDSLFIDGEYLDEYYMSKLL; this is translated from the coding sequence ATGATTGTAAGGGAAATAAAAACATCTGATGCAGAAAATTTAGCAGTGCTTATACAAGAAGTTGAAGGAAGTTCTCAATATATGCTTTGGGAAGAAGGAGAAAGAAATATTCAACCAGAGAATCAACTAAAGATGATTGAGAGTATGATGAATAACGAAAATTCTACTATACTTGTTGCTGAAGATGGAAATATGTTAGTTGGATACTTGCTGGTTATTGGTGGGAATGCAAGGAGAAATAGACACTCTGGTTATATTGTGATTGGAATATTAAAAGATTTTAGAGGAAAAGGTGTTGGAACTCTGTTGTTGGAAGAATTAGAACAATGGGCATTTAAACATAACCTACGTCGATTAGAATTAACGGTAATCACTCGTAACGAAGCTGGTTTGTCCCTATATAAAAAGATGGGGTTTGAAATCGAAGGGACAAAAAGAGATTCATTATTTATTGATGGCGAATACCTTGATGAATACTATATGTCAAAACTTTTATAA
- a CDS encoding two-component system sensor histidine kinase NtrB: protein MTTLQQNYKWFIILAGCSVFFLHPVFTASLDINEWKEWRLIIFLIASLLIACRYIIVLPPDGNRFSLDSSIYIASIFVFGINMTLLLLFCSSLVNDVRQRHTKWNIQVFNFATYTIMISTSYYVFILTGGKLGYIDIESSVSYLLAIISYSLVNIIIVGCYFLTRSEDRFYSLLKDIIIEAMRNYLIISTLAFVLISLLELYPILGLVLFTTMIVVFSFVLKKYFELYEQVYNDKIYIDQIMRALTIGILTLNDETGEIILNDAASRMLKKSKDEIRDLLLSDTKISQSNSFWDILRNEKNILNKKVLYKTEKETYVLLVSQTELINHSNEVSARVFQFLDITESEAIEKRMYQSEKLAMLGELSAGAAHEIRNPLTIIKGFMTLMNSSLSEKEQEKFHVSFMVNELDRINYIVEDMLKLAKPTEPEVKETNIKEMIETFINNYKDSNEADNIKFDLLLDAEQVKVDHKQLQQVFYNLIRNSTESMGQVGLIRMFSKVKHGQYHLYIEDNGSGISDELQESIFKPFMTNKDTGTGLGLPIIKRIIESHQGEISLESSSENGTTFLITLPIAT, encoded by the coding sequence TTGACTACACTACAACAAAACTATAAATGGTTTATTATTCTAGCGGGATGCAGTGTCTTTTTTTTGCATCCTGTCTTTACGGCTTCATTAGATATCAATGAGTGGAAAGAATGGAGATTAATTATATTTCTAATCGCTTCTTTGCTAATAGCCTGTCGTTATATTATTGTGTTGCCACCCGACGGTAATAGATTTAGTTTGGATTCATCTATTTACATCGCTTCTATTTTTGTTTTTGGGATTAACATGACATTATTGCTTTTATTTTGTAGCAGTTTAGTTAATGATGTTAGACAACGTCACACAAAGTGGAATATTCAAGTATTCAATTTTGCTACATATACGATAATGATTAGTACTTCCTATTATGTCTTCATTTTAACTGGGGGAAAACTGGGCTATATTGACATAGAAAGTTCTGTCTCATACCTATTAGCTATTATTAGTTACAGTCTAGTGAATATTATAATAGTTGGATGTTATTTCCTGACTAGATCTGAGGACCGATTTTATTCGTTATTAAAAGATATTATAATTGAAGCAATGCGAAATTATCTAATAATATCTACATTAGCTTTCGTACTGATTTCCTTATTAGAGTTATACCCTATACTTGGATTAGTGCTATTTACAACCATGATAGTAGTGTTTTCATTCGTTCTTAAAAAATATTTCGAGTTATATGAACAAGTCTATAATGATAAGATATATATAGATCAAATCATGCGTGCATTAACAATTGGTATTTTAACACTTAATGATGAAACGGGAGAAATCATACTTAATGATGCTGCTTCCAGAATGCTAAAGAAGAGTAAAGATGAAATAAGAGATCTTCTTTTGTCCGATACTAAAATATCTCAAAGTAATTCATTTTGGGATATTCTACGTAATGAAAAAAATATCCTTAATAAAAAAGTACTTTATAAGACAGAAAAGGAAACATATGTATTGTTAGTTTCGCAGACAGAACTTATTAATCACTCGAATGAAGTAAGTGCGCGAGTCTTTCAATTTTTAGATATAACGGAAAGTGAAGCTATTGAAAAACGTATGTATCAATCAGAAAAGCTTGCGATGCTTGGGGAGTTATCTGCAGGTGCAGCACACGAAATCCGTAATCCATTAACAATTATTAAAGGATTTATGACGCTTATGAACAGTTCTCTTTCTGAAAAAGAACAAGAGAAGTTCCATGTTTCCTTTATGGTGAATGAATTAGATCGCATTAATTACATCGTAGAGGATATGCTTAAACTTGCAAAACCTACTGAACCAGAAGTGAAAGAAACAAATATAAAAGAAATGATTGAGACGTTTATTAACAATTACAAGGATTCTAATGAAGCGGATAACATAAAATTTGATCTGTTGCTTGATGCCGAACAGGTAAAGGTTGATCATAAACAGTTACAGCAAGTATTCTACAATCTAATTCGAAATAGTACGGAATCAATGGGGCAAGTAGGCCTAATCCGAATGTTTTCAAAAGTGAAACATGGGCAGTATCATCTATATATTGAGGATAATGGGAGTGGCATTTCTGATGAACTACAGGAGTCCATATTTAAACCATTTATGACAAATAAAGATACAGGAACTGGGTTAGGTCTTCCAATTATTAAACGCATTATTGAGTCGCACCAGGGCGAAATTTCACTGGAGTCAAGCTCAGAAAATGGGACAACATTTCTAATAACATTACCAATAGCAACTTAA
- a CDS encoding DUF4440 domain-containing protein, whose product MESQKELEKHMYSLETALLKGEVRKSAVRLNELIADDFIEYSSTGKIYNKENILNRLPSEDNPRITMSNFQLRYLSPTAVLTTFKVYIESKQKYSLRSSVWKLNNGKWQMTFHQGTITGS is encoded by the coding sequence ATGGAAAGTCAGAAAGAATTAGAAAAACATATGTATTCTTTAGAAACGGCTTTACTAAAGGGCGAGGTTCGTAAATCTGCTGTACGATTAAACGAGTTAATAGCAGATGATTTTATTGAATATTCAAGCACAGGGAAAATCTATAATAAAGAAAATATATTGAACCGTTTACCAAGTGAAGATAATCCTCGAATTACCATGAGTAATTTTCAATTGAGATACCTTTCACCGACAGCTGTCCTTACTACCTTTAAAGTATATATAGAAAGTAAACAAAAGTACTCTTTAAGAAGTTCAGTCTGGAAATTAAATAATGGAAAATGGCAAATGACCTTTCATCAAGGGACTATCACAGGCAGCTAA
- a CDS encoding sensor domain-containing diguanylate cyclase, whose translation MDIEISSSILNSIKDQICLIDYSGNIIQTNDEWLNFAKKNNGNLSALGVGTNYMQVAKENTTVLNGLEAIMNGEVDEFTHEYPCHSPDFKRWFNMQATRMKKNEFGIEGIVIRHIDITKQKLMEIQLKKRVHTDSLTNLYNRRYFDKEFLIEMKRSNRNNSSLSVLYIDIDDFKHLNDTYGHTVGDLVLKEISLVFLETIRDSDTCARIGGDEFAIILPETSNEALDYIAKRIIININKIKIQEEITYPIKVDVSIGGASFSNDLDMRAMLDKVDRALYAAKDKGKNQIVIL comes from the coding sequence ATGGATATTGAAATTAGTTCTTCTATCTTGAATTCTATAAAAGATCAGATATGTTTGATTGATTATTCTGGCAACATTATTCAAACCAACGATGAATGGCTGAATTTTGCTAAAAAGAATAATGGAAATTTGTCAGCACTCGGTGTCGGGACAAATTATATGCAGGTTGCTAAAGAAAATACAACAGTATTGAATGGATTAGAGGCAATTATGAATGGTGAAGTTGATGAGTTCACCCATGAATATCCATGTCATTCTCCAGATTTCAAACGCTGGTTTAACATGCAAGCAACAAGAATGAAAAAAAACGAATTTGGTATCGAAGGAATTGTAATACGACATATTGATATAACAAAACAAAAGCTGATGGAAATACAGCTAAAAAAACGTGTACATACTGATTCTCTAACAAATTTATATAATAGAAGGTATTTTGATAAAGAATTCCTAATAGAAATGAAACGATCTAACCGTAATAATAGTTCGTTGTCTGTATTGTATATTGATATTGATGACTTTAAGCATTTAAATGATACTTATGGACATACGGTAGGTGACCTCGTGTTAAAAGAAATTTCGCTAGTATTTCTTGAAACGATCCGTGATTCTGATACATGTGCTCGCATAGGTGGAGATGAGTTTGCCATTATTTTACCCGAAACTTCGAATGAAGCGTTAGATTATATAGCAAAAAGAATTATTATCAATATCAATAAGATCAAGATTCAGGAGGAAATTACCTATCCAATAAAAGTGGATGTATCGATTGGCGGTGCGTCATTTTCAAATGACTTAGATATGAGAGCGATGCTTGATAAAGTAGACAGAGCTTTATATGCTGCGAAAGATAAAGGCAAGAATCAAATTGTAATTTTATAA
- a CDS encoding NAD(P)/FAD-dependent oxidoreductase yields MSDQVPIVIIGGGLSGIMAARKLKEKGYQDIILVEKSRSVGGRMATRRIEKGKIDHGAQFFTVRTEKFQAFVDEWIENANVKHWFGDDYYRYMSVDGMNAFAKKLAEDISVRLQTRITEIKKNTTGYILTTDEGEAINARAVIVTAPAPQAKTLLENDNLKVDTKVLQKLDEIVFQPCLVGLFQMQQPTNLPNSGHLDSELPEGVMRLVDHEKKGISEIPTVSVYMTGEWSKAHYQLGDEAVLEKIKQVTSAYIDFDSALSSQLKKWRYAEAVQFLRQPFLNTNQEYPLLVAGDAFLHSQDPANRTRLESAFVSGITVGGELVKLLK; encoded by the coding sequence ATGAGTGATCAAGTACCAATCGTTATTATTGGCGGGGGACTGTCTGGGATCATGGCTGCACGAAAATTAAAAGAAAAAGGCTATCAAGACATCATCCTTGTTGAGAAGAGTCGAAGCGTTGGCGGTAGAATGGCAACACGTAGAATTGAAAAAGGAAAAATCGATCACGGTGCACAGTTTTTCACAGTACGAACTGAAAAATTTCAAGCGTTTGTTGACGAATGGATAGAAAATGCTAATGTGAAGCATTGGTTTGGTGATGATTATTACCGGTATATGAGTGTTGATGGTATGAATGCTTTTGCTAAAAAGCTAGCAGAGGATATTTCAGTCCGTCTACAAACGAGAATTACAGAAATTAAGAAAAATACGACTGGATACATCCTTACAACAGATGAGGGTGAGGCGATTAATGCAAGGGCTGTTATTGTAACAGCACCAGCTCCACAGGCGAAGACATTACTTGAGAATGATAACTTAAAAGTGGATACGAAAGTTTTACAGAAGCTTGATGAGATTGTCTTCCAGCCATGTTTGGTCGGTTTATTTCAAATGCAACAGCCCACAAATTTACCGAATAGTGGTCATCTTGATTCGGAACTTCCAGAAGGTGTCATGCGCCTCGTTGATCACGAGAAAAAAGGGATCTCGGAAATTCCAACCGTCAGCGTCTATATGACTGGTGAATGGAGTAAAGCACACTATCAACTAGGAGATGAAGCGGTTTTAGAAAAGATAAAGCAGGTAACAAGTGCGTATATTGATTTTGATTCTGCACTATCAAGTCAACTAAAAAAGTGGCGTTACGCAGAGGCAGTTCAATTTTTACGCCAGCCTTTTCTTAATACAAATCAGGAATATCCCTTATTAGTAGCCGGTGATGCTTTCTTGCATTCTCAAGACCCAGCGAACCGGACACGTTTAGAAAGTGCATTTGTTTCAGGAATTACAGTAGGTGGGGAACTAGTAAAGTTACTTAAATAA
- a CDS encoding class I SAM-dependent methyltransferase has protein sequence MKQNDSSLTSLLSAFSRAFHSKYDTPKIFDDFIAKDLISEEEFSAIGRNMIDGIQFFNKDIALRYKDSPEEILKWITQVQLSPISLARSAYCEKVLLNEVKLGVEQYVILGAGLDTFGYRYPELNNSLKIFEIDHPVTQEFKKKKLADAQLNIPNNLHFVSMDFTNKFSMQDLIDKGFNNKKTLFSLLGVSYYLTKEENANLIYYLFANTPPGSSFVFDYADEKLFVEKGISNRVENMVKMASASGEPMKSSFTYNEIESMLQKSGLLIYEHLSPTMINEFFFRDRTDYLSAFETIHFIHAVKK, from the coding sequence ATGAAACAAAATGATTCCAGTTTAACTTCCTTATTATCAGCTTTTAGTCGAGCATTTCACAGTAAATATGACACACCAAAAATATTTGATGATTTTATTGCAAAAGATTTAATTTCCGAAGAAGAGTTTTCAGCTATCGGCAGGAATATGATTGATGGAATACAGTTTTTTAACAAAGATATTGCTTTGAGGTACAAAGATAGTCCAGAAGAAATTTTAAAATGGATTACACAAGTTCAACTTTCACCAATATCTTTAGCACGTTCTGCCTATTGTGAAAAAGTATTACTTAATGAAGTTAAGTTAGGAGTAGAACAGTATGTCATACTTGGGGCAGGTTTAGATACTTTCGGTTACCGATACCCAGAGTTAAACAACAGCCTAAAGATATTTGAAATTGATCATCCAGTTACACAAGAGTTTAAAAAGAAAAAGTTAGCAGATGCTCAACTTAATATCCCGAATAATCTTCATTTTGTTTCTATGGACTTTACTAATAAGTTTTCTATGCAAGATTTAATAGATAAAGGATTTAATAACAAAAAAACTTTATTTAGCCTTTTGGGTGTTTCGTATTATTTAACAAAAGAGGAAAATGCGAATTTGATTTATTATTTGTTTGCAAATACCCCGCCAGGTAGCTCTTTTGTTTTTGATTATGCAGACGAAAAACTCTTCGTAGAAAAAGGAATATCTAATAGAGTGGAAAATATGGTGAAAATGGCTTCGGCAAGTGGAGAACCAATGAAATCAAGTTTCACTTATAATGAAATAGAGAGCATGTTACAAAAATCAGGTTTATTAATTTATGAACATTTATCACCAACTATGATAAATGAGTTTTTCTTTAGAGATAGAACAGATTATTTGTCTGCATTCGAGACAATTCATTTTATTCATGCAGTGAAGAAATAA
- a CDS encoding cell wall hydrolase produces the protein MTRVKYTDSDVDLIARMMRAEAEGEGKQGMLMVGNVIVNRAKADCLDFKDLRNIRDVIFQIQGGNYSFEAVQKGNVFYNRARGVEKRLAEQTLKYWREHPSKYALWYFNPYGECPPTWYGQPLTGQYKQHCYYEPLPDTCEGAYRY, from the coding sequence GTGACAAGAGTAAAATATACAGACAGTGACGTTGATTTAATCGCAAGGATGATGCGAGCTGAAGCCGAGGGTGAAGGGAAACAAGGAATGCTTATGGTTGGCAATGTAATTGTAAATCGAGCAAAAGCTGATTGTTTAGACTTTAAAGATTTAAGGAACATACGTGATGTGATTTTTCAAATTCAGGGTGGAAATTATTCATTTGAAGCAGTGCAAAAAGGAAATGTTTTTTACAATAGAGCAAGAGGAGTAGAAAAAAGATTGGCCGAACAAACTTTGAAATATTGGCGAGAACATCCTTCCAAGTATGCGCTTTGGTATTTCAATCCTTATGGTGAATGTCCTCCAACATGGTACGGTCAACCACTTACAGGACAGTATAAACAACATTGTTATTATGAACCCCTTCCAGATACATGTGAAGGTGCTTATCGATATTAA
- a CDS encoding NUDIX hydrolase encodes MRDRASVVLIENKKVGLIKRIRDGIVYYVFPGGGIENGETPEDGAKREALEELGVEVKVIECIAEIEFNGTQYFFLSEIIGGAYGTGHGAEYIDENRDRGTYLPMWVDLDRLLSIDVKPKEVALMVQSRIFIQVILWER; translated from the coding sequence ATGCGGGACAGAGCTTCAGTTGTACTAATAGAAAATAAAAAGGTTGGACTAATAAAAAGAATTAGAGATGGTATCGTTTATTATGTCTTTCCTGGTGGTGGAATAGAAAATGGTGAGACACCAGAAGACGGAGCAAAAAGAGAAGCATTAGAAGAATTAGGAGTGGAAGTGAAGGTAATTGAATGCATTGCAGAGATTGAATTCAATGGAACGCAATACTTTTTCTTATCTGAAATAATTGGCGGAGCATACGGAACTGGGCATGGCGCAGAGTACATAGATGAGAATAGAGATAGAGGAACGTATCTGCCTATGTGGGTTGATTTAGATAGATTGTTGTCTATTGATGTTAAACCGAAAGAAGTGGCTTTAATGGTTCAATCTCGGATCTTTATACAAGTAATTTTATGGGAGAGATAA
- a CDS encoding putative holin-like toxin, whose translation MGMYESFMVLFGFGTFLIAMLALIVTLINRK comes from the coding sequence ATGGGTATGTATGAGAGTTTTATGGTGCTGTTTGGTTTTGGCACCTTCTTGATTGCAATGCTCGCATTGATCGTAACGTTGATCAATAGAAAATAG
- a CDS encoding putative holin-like toxin, with translation MYESFMVLFGFGTFLITLLALIVTLINRK, from the coding sequence ATGTATGAGAGTTTTATGGTGCTGTTTGGTTTTGGCACCTTCTTGATTACACTGCTCGCATTGATCGTAACGCTGATCAATAGAAAATAG
- a CDS encoding tetratricopeptide repeat protein, whose translation MNKKIWSLFVFLLIILSGCSLLSATDPEFSREKYDEWYEKEQYDLALEDVNQRLERYPEDPILYNEKGYALNFIGQYEEAIQSLNKAIELDNQMDGAFNNMALSLNELGEYEQAIVAAQKAIDISDKEPEQFINMGNAHYMLERYEKALDYYNKALAIDDSAPYALYGKGVSLYYLYEDEKGIPYLVQYIKTYPEDIDALWYLVYLHDSLGEYSDTIPYLNKIMELESEQSLNALDYKGLMLTYAGNFKEAEEVYNTFIEQFPNEAIGYYGKGVALVQQGEIDHGLEELTRSIELDNTLRDTAYNDPLLSTIYDDETFIELTEY comes from the coding sequence ATGAATAAAAAAATTTGGTCTTTATTTGTATTTTTATTAATTATTCTTTCAGGCTGTAGCCTTTTAAGTGCTACAGATCCTGAATTCTCGAGAGAAAAATATGATGAATGGTATGAAAAAGAACAGTATGACTTAGCTTTAGAAGATGTCAATCAACGATTGGAAAGATACCCTGAAGATCCAATACTGTATAATGAGAAAGGGTATGCTCTAAATTTTATCGGGCAATATGAAGAAGCCATCCAATCACTAAACAAAGCAATTGAACTGGATAACCAAATGGATGGTGCATTTAATAACATGGCTTTGTCATTAAATGAACTAGGCGAATACGAACAAGCCATTGTTGCTGCACAAAAAGCAATAGATATTAGTGATAAGGAACCAGAGCAATTTATTAACATGGGAAATGCTCATTATATGCTTGAAAGATATGAAAAAGCGCTAGATTATTATAATAAAGCCTTAGCAATTGATGATAGTGCACCTTATGCTCTATATGGAAAGGGCGTTTCGCTTTACTACTTATACGAAGATGAAAAAGGAATCCCTTATTTAGTACAATATATAAAGACATATCCCGAAGATATCGACGCATTATGGTATCTGGTCTACCTCCATGATTCGTTAGGGGAATATAGTGATACGATTCCTTATTTAAACAAGATTATGGAGCTTGAGTCAGAACAATCTTTAAATGCTTTAGATTATAAAGGCTTAATGCTTACATATGCAGGTAATTTTAAAGAAGCTGAGGAAGTCTATAACACTTTTATTGAGCAATTTCCAAATGAAGCAATTGGATATTACGGAAAAGGTGTGGCACTTGTGCAACAAGGAGAGATTGATCACGGATTGGAGGAATTAACTAGATCGATAGAATTAGATAATACATTGAGGGATACAGCATACAATGATCCACTATTATCCACCATTTATGATGATGAGACATTTATTGAGTTGACAGAATATTAA
- a CDS encoding putative holin-like toxin: MVLFGFGTFLIALLALIVTLINRK, translated from the coding sequence ATGGTGCTGTTTGGTTTTGGCACCTTCTTGATTGCACTACTCGCATTGATCGTAACGTTGATCAATAGAAAATAG
- a CDS encoding plasmid pRiA4b ORF-3 family protein, whose amino-acid sequence MLIQCTKKLLTELKLKPTPAKEEEPLFSWHANILTVNRRKTLVLMNDSNRYIIVLYGLKAKDFKKIDELIVQAIREIYKEENIKEEVIEAFLAQSKEITFTTTKDRTGVARLNKACENVYVMEDDLDQNTMYQVALSKLASRLLVGTGKNTYIVPNEALFSDLEGLTKGPILNSEAIVLKVTLEMENTSVWRRIVVPKRMTFSNLHTTLQRTFNWHDYHLHNFTIFPGKPFDPDKMKAKENRKPVAKIVCNEEFLEYDSDIPEKLETGERIADYLPAEILYIYDFGDDWQHRIVVEDFINDYDKNHPTCVAGEGNAPPEDVGGEPGYEEFLEIIKDPTYPDHQNMQRWGISQGYEEFDINMTNRRLKYI is encoded by the coding sequence ATGCTAATTCAATGTACGAAAAAGCTTTTAACTGAATTAAAGTTAAAGCCAACACCAGCTAAAGAAGAAGAACCGTTATTTTCTTGGCATGCTAATATTTTAACAGTGAATCGCAGGAAGACGCTTGTACTGATGAATGATAGTAATCGATATATTATTGTGCTTTATGGATTAAAGGCAAAGGATTTCAAAAAAATAGATGAGTTAATCGTGCAAGCTATTCGTGAAATATATAAAGAAGAGAACATAAAGGAAGAAGTTATTGAGGCGTTTCTTGCCCAGTCTAAAGAAATTACTTTTACTACGACAAAAGATAGAACGGGCGTTGCTAGGCTAAATAAGGCGTGTGAGAATGTCTACGTTATGGAAGATGACCTAGATCAAAATACGATGTATCAAGTTGCTTTAAGTAAGCTAGCAAGTCGTTTGCTTGTTGGAACCGGAAAGAACACGTATATAGTGCCAAATGAAGCGTTATTCAGTGATTTAGAGGGGCTGACAAAGGGACCGATTTTAAATTCAGAAGCGATTGTTCTTAAAGTGACATTGGAAATGGAGAATACTTCTGTTTGGCGTCGAATCGTCGTTCCAAAGCGCATGACTTTCTCTAATTTACATACGACACTACAAAGAACATTTAATTGGCATGATTATCACCTGCATAACTTCACTATTTTCCCAGGTAAACCGTTTGATCCGGACAAAATGAAAGCAAAGGAAAATCGAAAACCGGTTGCAAAAATTGTTTGCAATGAAGAGTTTCTTGAATATGATTCCGATATCCCTGAAAAATTGGAAACTGGGGAAAGGATAGCAGATTATCTTCCAGCTGAAATACTATACATCTATGACTTTGGCGATGATTGGCAACACAGAATTGTTGTTGAAGATTTTATCAATGACTATGATAAAAATCATCCTACATGTGTAGCAGGTGAAGGAAATGCTCCACCTGAAGATGTAGGTGGCGAGCCTGGATATGAAGAGTTTTTAGAAATTATAAAAGATCCAACTTACCCAGATCATCAAAATATGCAACGCTGGGGAATAAGCCAAGGATACGAAGAATTTGATATCAATATGACAAATAGAAGATTGAAGTATATTTAG